The sequence AGCTCTTAAAGTTCCAAGTCTTGGATCAGACCATGAAGAATATTTACCTGATTCAATTCCTTCTTTAGCTTTAGATGTACTTAATGCAACATCTTCCATTTTAAGTCTACCATAATGAATAAACTCAGGAGTTTCCCAACCCATGTGATCATATAAATATTTTTGTTTTTCACTATTTGCCATATGATCTTTTCCTCTTAAAACATGAGTCATGCCCATTAAATGATCATCAACAGATACTGAAAAATTCATCATAGGATATACTCTGTATTTATTACCAAGTCTAGGATGTTCTTCATCAACAAGACGGAATGCAACCCAATCACGTATAGCTGGATTTTTATGATTAATATCAGTTTTAACTCTTAATACTGCAGAACCTGCTTCCATATTAGGGAAATCTTTCCATAATTTAAGGTTTTCTTCAACAGAATTATTCCTATGGGGACAAGGTTCACAATTATCTTTAAGTTTTTTAAATTCTTTACCATCACAAGTACACATATATGCTTTTCCACGTTTAATTAATTCTTCAGCATATTTATAATATATTTCAAATCTATCAGATTGATAGTATACCTCATCAGGTTCAATACCTAACCATTTAAGATCTTCTTGAATCATATCATAAGCAGGAGGATATACTCTTTTAGGGTCAGTATCTTCAATTCTTAAAATAAATTTTCCACCATATTTTTTAACATAAGCACCATTAGGAACTGCTGCTCTTGCATGTCCAATATGTAAAGGTCCACTAGGGTTAGGTGCAAAACGCATTACAACATTTTCATGAGAACCCAGTAATTCTTCTAAACCTTCACGTTTAACTTGTTTTTTCTCTTTAACAACAACACCTAATCTTTCCATTTCTTTATGTTGTTCTTCTTCAGATAAATCATTAACTTTTGCTACAATTTTAGCACTTAAAGGACCAATTTCTTTAGCACGTGATCTAAGTTCTGCTTCTTGAGACATTATAGAACCCATAACTGCTTTAGGACTAGCACTACCTTTATGTTTTGTAGCATTTAACAAAGCATGTTTATATACAATATTTTCTAATTCATCCATTATATCACATTAAATAATTAAAAATAATAATTTTTAAATAAATACGCCACTTTAAAAATAGCTAATAAGAAGATATTTATTTAAAATAAAATCAGTTTATAAAATTTTAATAAAAATATTTATAAAAATACAATATTATTTTTAATCTACTAAATATATAAATATTTAATTTTTAAAAATATCTTAAACAAAAAATTAAAAAACATTATCTTAAAACAATAAATAAAAAATAAAACCTGTTAAAAACTTTTTATAATAATTTAAACAGTATTAATACCTAAAAATTAAAATTAAAATTATTTATAATAATTTAAACATTATTAATACGTAAAAAAAATAAAATCAAAAAACATATCCTAAAAATTAGTAAATTTCAAGAAGGCCAAAAATATAATAAAATAATCAAATTAATTTATAAGATTTAATAAAAATATTAATAATTAAAAATAGAAGGGAAGAAAATGAATAAAGATAAACATTATATTAAAAGTCCAGAAGACATTGATTGGGAATATTTTTGGGGTAAACAATTAGAAAGAAAAAAAGACCGTAAAAAAGATTGGAATAAAGCTGCACCTCATTTTCATAAAAGTAATTTAAGAGATGATTATAAAACTGCACTTCTTAAAAAACTAGATATTTTAAGTAAAAACGATACAGTTTTAGATATTGGTTGTGGAGAAGGAA is a genomic window of Methanobrevibacter wolinii SH containing:
- a CDS encoding glutamate--tRNA ligase, with the translated sequence MDELENIVYKHALLNATKHKGSASPKAVMGSIMSQEAELRSRAKEIGPLSAKIVAKVNDLSEEEQHKEMERLGVVVKEKKQVKREGLEELLGSHENVVMRFAPNPSGPLHIGHARAAVPNGAYVKKYGGKFILRIEDTDPKRVYPPAYDMIQEDLKWLGIEPDEVYYQSDRFEIYYKYAEELIKRGKAYMCTCDGKEFKKLKDNCEPCPHRNNSVEENLKLWKDFPNMEAGSAVLRVKTDINHKNPAIRDWVAFRLVDEEHPRLGNKYRVYPMMNFSVSVDDHLMGMTHVLRGKDHMANSEKQKYLYDHMGWETPEFIHYGRLKMEDVALSTSKAKEGIESGKYSSWSDPRLGTLRAIRRRGIQAKAIWNLMVEIGVKMSDSAVSWKKIYGLNRKLIEDKANRYFFVGNPVKVDIKDCPKEYKEIKLEKELHPDFPDRGNRILNFEGSVYISKDDFKEGIVRLMDLINVDIKDGEVIFHSESFEDAKAEKAKIIQFVPSQEAIKSKVIMDDASVIEGFCEKDCENLKVGDIVQLERVGFARLDEIKDDELIFYYAHK